The genomic window TGGGCTCGGGCCTGATTGCTGGGGGAATGGAGGTAGTGGACATCGGAGTGGTGATTTCTCCTATGTTCTACTATGCCCGGGTCCTCTTTGATATCGATGCAGGTATCATGATCACCGCCAGTCATAATCCCGGCGAATACAATGGGTTCAAAATCGCCTTGGGACCAGCCACCATTCACGGAGAGGAGATCCAAGGGGTACTGAGGCGAATGGAGGCAGCGGAAGGTACTGAGATACCGCTATTGTCCCCGGAGGAAGTGGAGGCGAAGGTCGAAAAAAGAAGTATCTGGCCCCAGTACTTGCAGATGATGAGGGACAAAATCAAGCTTGGCCCCAAGCCCTTGAAGGTAGTCGTTGACTGCGGTAACGGCACCGCCAGTCTCTTTGCTGAGGAGCTGTTTACTGCTCTGGGTTGTGAGGTAATCCCCTTGTATTGCACCTCTGACCCCACCTTCCCCAATCACCATCCCGATCCGGTCCGGTCCGATAACCTCAAGGAGCTGCAGGCCTTAGTGACCAAGGAAGGGGCCGATGTTGGCATCGGATTTGATGGCGACGGTGATCGCATTGGTATTGTGGACAACGAGGGGGCCATAGTCTGGGGCGATGTGCTGATGGTCCTGTATTGGCGGGAGATATTGCCCAAATACCCCGGAGCTACCGCGATCATTGAGGTGAAGTGTTCCCAGGCCTTGGTGGAGGAAGTAGAAAAACTCGGCGGAAAGCCCTTCTTCTATCGGACGGGTCACTCCCTGATTAAGGCCAAGATGAAAGAGGTAGGGGCAGTTTTTACCGGTGAAATGTCCGGTCACATGTTCTTCGCCGACGAGTATTACGGTTTTGACGATGCCTTCTATGCTGCAGGTAGACTGTTGCGTATCCTGTCCAATACCGATCAATCGATGTCCCAACTCCTGCAGGATGTGCCCAAGTATCCTTCTACTGCGGAATCCAGGGTGGAATGCAGCGACCGCGATAAGTTCCGGGTAGTGGAGGAATTGCGGGACAGGATGAAGGCTAAGTACGAAGTCATCGATGTCGACGGTGCCAGGGTACTGTTTCCCGAGGGTTGGGGTTTGGTCAGGGCATCGAATACCCAGCCGGCCATTGTGGCCCGTTGTGAGGCCAGGACCCAGGAGGCCCTTGAGGAGATTACCAGAATCATGCACGATGAGTTAACCAGTTTTGACGCTGTTTCCGATTTCCAATGGGAGTATTAGTCTCTCGGAGGTTGGGAAGTAAGATTAGCAGTTGGGCGAAACAAGGGCGGGACCTTCGGGTCCCGCCTGTCGTTTCACTTTATGAGTACTTCTTTCCCATTCGACTGAGAACATTCAGCTGGGTCTTGGTCAATTGCTCACATTCCCGCAGGGCGTTGATCAAGTCCCCGTGCTGTTTGGGATGGAGGTCTCGAATCGACTCCATGATCAGCTCCATATGCTCATCTAGGCGTTGGCTCAATCGCCAGATAATATCCTTTGGTTCCAAATACTCTCCCACTCCTTTTGCCCTAGCCGGCAAGGCCCCATCCTTGCCTAGCTAGGCAAGTTGCTCTGTTAGATCCTCCCACCTTTGGTACAGCAAGTCAAGCTCCTCGTGGCTGGCCTTGTGCTCTCGGCTGATTTCCGCCAATTGGTCTGGGTCCTGTAGTGTCTGAGGATCCATCAGTTGCTGTTCCAGCTCTTCGATCTTAGTTTCCAAGTCCGCAATTACTTCTTCCAGTTCGGTGATTTGCCTCTGCAGTTGCTTGGTTGAACTCTCCTGAGTCAGAGGGGTGGGGGCACTGACCTTGGTTGGCTGGGAGGCCTTTGCCGCCTCAGCCAGAGCTAGGCGCTGGGCTTCTTCCCGGGCCTTCTCTTCCAGATAGACGTCATAGTTGCCCTCATACAGCTTGATCCCTTGGGGCGTCAGCTCTGCTACTTTCGTGGCTACCTGGTTGATAAAATAGCGGTCATGGGAGATGAAGATCACCGTCCCGTTAAAGTCGCTGAGGGATCGCTCCAGAACCTCGGTGGAGGGAATATCCAGGTGGTTGGTCGGCTCGTCTAGAATCACCAAGTTGGCATCGGTGATGGTCAGTTTCGCCAATTGGAGTCGGCTTTTTTCTCCACCGGATAATTGCCCAATGGTTTTGAAGACGTCGTCCCCAAGGAACATAAACTGGGCCAAGAGATTGCGTGCCTCTAGGTTGGTCATTCTCTTGGTGTCCATGATCTCTTGAAAGCAAGTCTTGTCGGGATCTAGCTGTAGGTGCTGTTGGTCGTAATAGGCGATACTGACGTTGGCCCCAATCTTTACTTCGCCACCATCGGCCTCGATCAACCCCATGATGATTCTCAGCAGGGTAGATTTGCCGATTCCATTGGGTCCCACAATCGCAACCTTGTCGCCTAACCGGACTTGAAGGGAGACGTTGCTAAATAGCTGGCGACCGGGAAAGCTCTTGCTGAGGCCGGTGACTGTCAAGACCTCTTTACCGCTGCGCCGATTGGCCTCCAGTTCCAGGCGAATCCTTTCGGGATCGAGTTGGGGTCGATCGATCCTTTGAATACGATCTAGCCGCCTCTTAATGTTGTCGGCCTTGACCTTTAGCTTATGACTTCTTGCCTGATGGGCCCAGGCCAGAGTCTGCTTCCAGGAGCGTTCCAGTCGCTCCAATTCCTTTTGCTGAGCCTGCCAGTTTGCTTGCTGGATGAGAAGCTGGGTTTGTTTGGTCGTCATGAAGTCGGAGTAGTTTCCTTCATACTCCTGACAGCGACCGTTGACCAGATCATAGACCCGGCTCACCGTTTCGTCTAAGAAAAACCGGTCGTGGGAAACGATCAGCACCGCGCCGGGGTAATCCTTGAGATAGGACTCAAGCCATTGAATCGCTTGGACATCCAGGTGGTTGGTAGGCTCGTCCATAAGGAGCAAATCCGGTGCCTGCAGTAACAGCCTTGCCAACAGCACTCGGGTTTTCTCTCCTCCGCTCATCGTTGCTACCCTTTGCGTGTACTGATCCTGACTAAAACCAAGCCCCAGCAACACACTGTTGATCTTGGCTTTAATCTGAAAGCCCTCTTGTTGCTCAAAGAAATGGGTCAGGGATGAGTATTCCCTCATCTTCTGCGAAAGCAGGTCAGGACAGTTGTAGACCTCCGGTCTGCCCATCTCTTGTTCTAGTTCACGCAACCGGGCTTCAGTATCCAGCACATCGTGAAAGACCATCTCCATCTCATCATACAAGGTATTGTCCGTTGCAAACTGGGCCTCCTGCGGTAAGTACCCTACCTTCACTTCCTTCCGGACAGCGATGGTGCCGGCATCCGCGGCTAGTTTGCCGGCTATGATCTTCAGCAGTGTTGACTTGCCCGAGCCGTTTTGCCCCACTAGGGCAACCTTTTCCCGCTGGCGGACTACCAGCGTCACATCCTCGAGAACAACCTCACCGGCAAAGGCTTTTTTTACATGACCCACGTTTAGTACTATCATTACTCGCACTCCTACTATGCATTGCCAAGTTCTCACCTAGACGGGCAGTGACAAAAAAGAGGATTTTTCCAGAAATTGGTGTAATATTTCAGGCGCGCATCAAAATTCGGCGTAATTTGTCATCTAGATCGTTGCTTGTGCATGTCTAACTTAACCACTGACTAAGCCAAACCCTTCAGAAAGTCTTCGCAAGGAGGTGTGCGGCCGCCTAGACTCCTGTTGTCAAGGCCGATCTTGATGGAAAGGTTTGTTGAAATAGAACATCAGCAGTATAAGCTTTTTCAGTTGTCTCTATTTGCAGACTTAGCCTGGTACGCCGGTGTTACTGAGCCCGTAGCTGTGATTGAGCACGTGGCGCACCGGGCGGCGATATCGGACCTTTCTTCTAAACGCTGGAGTCGTCAGGTTACCCGCTACATTGTTGATGCACTCAATCTCCGTCTTTTCGATTGGGGAGGTAGTTATATTCTCTTTTCTCACAGGTTGGTTCGCATCTTTGGAAGTAAGTCGGCCTTTAGTCTTGAGCGGGTATTGGACTCGTGGTTTAGACAGGTCGCTAGCCTATCCCCGCAACACTCCCTGACCGAGTCATCGGTAAAGCTCGCCATGGAGTCGGTTTATCCCCATACCGATCGCGCTTTGCCATGGCACCACCGCCTCGACCCCACTAGGTCTTCTCTTGGCGCGCCCAAGAAGTGGCAGAAAGACACCTCCAAGGTTTATCAGTCGGGAGCAGACTTCCCGCCCTCGGCCTCTTCCTGGAACATGCTGGTGGCAGAGACCGCCGACGAACCGCCTCCCGCGGAAATTGATCCCTGCTGTTGTCTCTTTGAGTTGGGACGCAAGTACCTGCGGACAAAATGTTGCCAGATCATCCCGATTGTTAAGACTACTCACGTTGTTCCCTGGGTAGATGAGATGGAGAGGGCGAGAACCAAGCTCATAGTGCAGCAACTGTAACCCAGCAGTCTATTGCCGTGCTGGTTGGCGTAAGCTAAGATGTAGTATAATTGCATGCAGGACTACCCGCAATTTTCCAGCTGCAAAGAAAGGGGTAGTGGTAAATGACCACCGGCAATCAGACACCTAGACTATTGGATGATATCGCAGCCCAACTACGAGAGAGGTTATCTGACCAATCTATCCGACGGGATGAGCCCATGAAGGCTCATACATCCTTCCGCGTTGGAGGACCCGCAGATCTGTTTGTTTCGCCCCGCAGTATTTCCGAACTGGCCTTTGTGCTCCAAACCTGTCAGCGCTTTGCCATTACACCGACGGTAATCGGTAACGGGACCAACCTTTTGGTCAGTGACCGGGGTATTCGGGGAGTAGTGGTCGAAATTGGGGATAACCTCTCCGCAGTCTCCGTTTCCGGGGAAGAGATCACCGCTCAGGCCGGAATTTCCTTGGCAAAGTTGGCTGCTACAGCACTGCGCCACCAGTTGTCCGGCCTGGAGTTTGCTTCCGGTATTCCTGGCACCCTGGGCGGTGCCGTGGCGATGAACGCTGGAGCCTATGGGGGCGAGATGAAGGATGTGGTAACCAGCGTCGACTGTTTGGACCTGGGGGGAAAGGAACTGGGCCTGTGTAGTCAGGAAATGGCCTTTGGCTATCGGCAGAGTATCGTCCAGTCAAAGGGATATATCGTCGTGCAAGCCACCTTGCGTCTCCAACGGGATAATTATGAAACCATCAAGGCAAAAATGCTGGACCTTAATGCCCGGCGGAGGGCTAAACAGCCTCTGCATCTTCCCAGTGCCGGCAGTGTGTTCAAACGGCCTCCGGGACATTTTGCCGGTAAATTGATCGAAGATGCCGGACTCAAGGGTTTTCGCATCGGCGATGCCCAAGTATCTGAGATGCATTCCGGCTTTATCGTTAATCTGGGGGCGGCCACAGCGACAGACATTTTGGCTGTGATCCGTCACGTCCAAGGAGAAGTAAAGAGGCAGTTTCAAGTGGATCTCGAGACTGAAGTGCGAATAGTGGGAGATTGGTAGCTAAGGGGCAGGAGACTGAGCCGTTGCAGAGAAATCTATAATTTACATATCGATTTTTGTAATTATTCGTCGGATTGGACTTGCAGGAGGCCTCTTATGCGTAAAGTTGTCTTGATGTTGGTAGGTGTATTACTTCTATTTGCAACTTCAGCGGCGGCTGAAACTCATTCCTTTGTGGTGATGGAATCGGTCACCGCCAGGGCCCACGGCATGGCGGGAGCAGTTACCGCTTCAGCCCAAGGGCCCGATGCCTTCTATTACAATCCGGCGGGAGCCGCAAGGGGTAATCTTGGGGTTGTTCTCAGTTCCGGAGGAGTCGGTCTTGATGACTTGTCAGCGGCTATCGATCTCCTGTCTAAATCCCCGGGAAAACTCGAGGAGCGGGAGAAGCTGGGCAGCCTAGCAGCAATTCAAGTTGGGAACCTAGCCCTTGGTATCACCACCTACGGTGACCTGGGTCCCCAGGGTGGTGACCTGACTAGAGAGGTTGGGGTAGCCCTGGCTAGGCAGTTGGTGGACATGCCCTTGCAGATCGCGGAGGCCTCCGTCGGTGTGGCCGTGAAGCAGATCAAGGAAATGGATGTCGATCAAGGTGGTCGGGTCGATGAGCGGGATCAGTATTTCGCAGTGGACCTGGGAACGCAGGTACAGCTTACCCCTTGGATTCGGGTTGGCGGCCTGTGGAAAAACGCTGTGACCACCTCTGACGTTGCCTCCAGTTGGCAGTTGGGCGGAGCCTTGACCTTTGATTTAGTGGGCTTGGCCCTGACCCTGGACTACGATAGCCGGCAGAATCTTCGCTATGGAGTCGAGAAGGGGGCAATGCTCGGGCTGCTGACCCTTCGGGCCGGTTACGTGGTCTCCGGTGATGACCAGGAGCCCAACAAGATCACCGGAGGATTGGGATTGAATGCTGGTCCTGTTCGTTTGGAGGGGGCCCTTGGTTCCGATGATGGTTTTCATAGCTTTGACGCTAGTGTAGCGGTGAGGTTCGGTTTCTAACACACAAAGGAGTGGGTGGAGTCCGATGAATGCAGTGGAGGCTGGTATGGGTCAGGAAACCCAATTGGTCGTCTTTAGTCTGTATGGTGAGGAGTTTGGCATCGAGATTACCCAGGTGAGGGAGATTATCAAACCTCGTGAGATCACCCGGTTGCCCCATACTCCCGATTTTATCAAAGGAGTCACCAACATCAGGGGTGAGGTAATTCCGGTGATTGATCTCAGGCAGCGGTTTGGCGTTGAAGCCGCGACGACGGATCAAGATAGCCGGATCATTATCACCGAACTCAATGACAGTAGGGTTGGGTTCATTGTTGATTCCGTTGCTGAGGTGCTGCGAATACCTCGGACAAGCATTGAACCCCCACCACGAACGATTGCTGGGCTACGTGCGAATTATATTCAGGGGATTGGAAGGGTCGATGAGCGGCTGTTGATTGTCTTGGATGTGACACAGATTTTGACCAGCGAGGAACAGATCTCCTTGGAGCCGAAGAAGCTGTCGGAACAGTTGTCTCAGCTGGAGGAGCAAGCTTAGTTCCCTGATTAACGATGTCTGAAGCTGAGGGCAGGGAGGACCTGCCCTATATTGCATTTGCAGCAGTGGGTGCTGTAGTTAGGCGGCTAAGGGGTGAGATTGTGGAGGAAATCCTCACGCAGGAAGAGATCGATGAGCTAATTAGAGCCGCTACCGGGCAGAATGCAGGACAGATTTCCGAGGAAGAGGACTCAACGGAGGAGGAAGGCGTCCGGCGCTATGACTTTCGGCAACCCCACCGGTTGTCAAAGGATCAGGGTCGGGCACTGCAGCGAATCCATGAAGGTTTTGCTCGGGAGTTTTCCAGTATAGTCTCCACCAGGTTGCGAACCAGAGTGGAGCTGACGGTCAATTCCATTGATCAGTTGAGTTTCGGTGAGTTCATCCGGTCCATCCCGAATCCATCGGTGATTAACGTTTATAGTCTAGAGCCTCTCGATGGTAGTGTGATCGTTCAGTTGTCAACGGACATGGCCTTTCTGTTGTATGACAGGTTTTGTGGCGGTCCGGGACTAGCGATGAAACGCTCCCGGGAGTTGACTGCTATTGAGATGGCTGTGATGAGATCACAGTTTATCGATAGTATCGGTCCTTCATTGAGCAACGCGTGGTCTGAGGTTACAGATGTTGCCTTTGAGTTAATCAGTACCGAGAGCAATCCGCAGTTTTTGCAGATCATGTCGGAAAGGGAGACCATCATTTTAATCTCTTTAGATATTGGGCTCAATGGGGTAACGGATTTGGTGAATATCTGCATCTCCTACACCGCCCTGGAGCCAGTATTGCGACAGTTAACGGAACATCGTTTAATGGAACGAAAAAGGAGCCCGGAACCGGGAGCTCTGCAGAGCGTCAAGAATAGGATTGTGAAGGCACAGGTGCCCGTTGAGGTTGAACTTGGCTCCACTGTCCTCACTGTCTCAGATCTTCTGGAATTGGAGGTAGGGGATGTTGTGCCCTTGGATCGACGGATCAGCGATCCCTTACCAATTTGGATTGGAGATCAACGGAAGCTTCTGGGTGAGCCCGGTCAGATCAGTGGCCAAACCGCGGTACGGGTTACCGGAAATGTCAGGGAAGAAGGAGGTAACCGGGTTGCAAAATGATGATTTTTTGACCCAGGAAGAAATAGACGCTCTTCTCAGCAACATTAATGACACCGACGACGAAGTAGAAGAGACAGCAGAAGCGCTAGAGACAGCTCCCTCCTTGGCTGACACCCGGGAGCTCTCTGACTTGGAAAGGGACGCCTTGGCGGAAGTTGGTAACATCTCCATGGGATCCGCCGCTACGCCGCTGTCGACCTTGGTTAATCGACGGGTCTGGATTACCGTGCCCGAAGTGAGACTAGTTACCATGGACCAGGTAGTGGACGAATATCCTGTGCCCTGCGTGATTGTCCGGGTAGAATACATTCAGGGCTTACAGGGTGCCAACCTATTGATCATCAAGGAGCGGGACGCGGCAG from Bacillota bacterium includes these protein-coding regions:
- a CDS encoding phosphomannomutase/phosphoglucomutase, with product MAINREIFREYDIRGLEETDLRPDVVALLGRVLADYFREAGKTRVLIGRDIRLSGERIRANLGSGLIAGGMEVVDIGVVISPMFYYARVLFDIDAGIMITASHNPGEYNGFKIALGPATIHGEEIQGVLRRMEAAEGTEIPLLSPEEVEAKVEKRSIWPQYLQMMRDKIKLGPKPLKVVVDCGNGTASLFAEELFTALGCEVIPLYCTSDPTFPNHHPDPVRSDNLKELQALVTKEGADVGIGFDGDGDRIGIVDNEGAIVWGDVLMVLYWREILPKYPGATAIIEVKCSQALVEEVEKLGGKPFFYRTGHSLIKAKMKEVGAVFTGEMSGHMFFADEYYGFDDAFYAAGRLLRILSNTDQSMSQLLQDVPKYPSTAESRVECSDRDKFRVVEELRDRMKAKYEVIDVDGARVLFPEGWGLVRASNTQPAIVARCEARTQEALEEITRIMHDELTSFDAVSDFQWEY
- the abc-f gene encoding ABC-F type ribosomal protection protein, whose amino-acid sequence is MIVLNVGHVKKAFAGEVVLEDVTLVVRQREKVALVGQNGSGKSTLLKIIAGKLAADAGTIAVRKEVKVGYLPQEAQFATDNTLYDEMEMVFHDVLDTEARLRELEQEMGRPEVYNCPDLLSQKMREYSSLTHFFEQQEGFQIKAKINSVLLGLGFSQDQYTQRVATMSGGEKTRVLLARLLLQAPDLLLMDEPTNHLDVQAIQWLESYLKDYPGAVLIVSHDRFFLDETVSRVYDLVNGRCQEYEGNYSDFMTTKQTQLLIQQANWQAQQKELERLERSWKQTLAWAHQARSHKLKVKADNIKRRLDRIQRIDRPQLDPERIRLELEANRRSGKEVLTVTGLSKSFPGRQLFSNVSLQVRLGDKVAIVGPNGIGKSTLLRIIMGLIEADGGEVKIGANVSIAYYDQQHLQLDPDKTCFQEIMDTKRMTNLEARNLLAQFMFLGDDVFKTIGQLSGGEKSRLQLAKLTITDANLVILDEPTNHLDIPSTEVLERSLSDFNGTVIFISHDRYFINQVATKVAELTPQGIKLYEGNYDVYLEEKAREEAQRLALAEAAKASQPTKVSAPTPLTQESSTKQLQRQITELEEVIADLETKIEELEQQLMDPQTLQDPDQLAEISREHKASHEELDLLYQRWEDLTEQLA
- the murB gene encoding UDP-N-acetylmuramate dehydrogenase; this encodes MDDIAAQLRERLSDQSIRRDEPMKAHTSFRVGGPADLFVSPRSISELAFVLQTCQRFAITPTVIGNGTNLLVSDRGIRGVVVEIGDNLSAVSVSGEEITAQAGISLAKLAATALRHQLSGLEFASGIPGTLGGAVAMNAGAYGGEMKDVVTSVDCLDLGGKELGLCSQEMAFGYRQSIVQSKGYIVVQATLRLQRDNYETIKAKMLDLNARRRAKQPLHLPSAGSVFKRPPGHFAGKLIEDAGLKGFRIGDAQVSEMHSGFIVNLGAATATDILAVIRHVQGEVKRQFQVDLETEVRIVGDW
- a CDS encoding purine-binding chemotaxis protein CheW, translated to MNAVEAGMGQETQLVVFSLYGEEFGIEITQVREIIKPREITRLPHTPDFIKGVTNIRGEVIPVIDLRQRFGVEAATTDQDSRIIITELNDSRVGFIVDSVAEVLRIPRTSIEPPPRTIAGLRANYIQGIGRVDERLLIVLDVTQILTSEEQISLEPKKLSEQLSQLEEQA
- the fliM gene encoding flagellar motor switch protein FliM; translation: MEEILTQEEIDELIRAATGQNAGQISEEEDSTEEEGVRRYDFRQPHRLSKDQGRALQRIHEGFAREFSSIVSTRLRTRVELTVNSIDQLSFGEFIRSIPNPSVINVYSLEPLDGSVIVQLSTDMAFLLYDRFCGGPGLAMKRSRELTAIEMAVMRSQFIDSIGPSLSNAWSEVTDVAFELISTESNPQFLQIMSERETIILISLDIGLNGVTDLVNICISYTALEPVLRQLTEHRLMERKRSPEPGALQSVKNRIVKAQVPVEVELGSTVLTVSDLLELEVGDVVPLDRRISDPLPIWIGDQRKLLGEPGQISGQTAVRVTGNVREEGGNRVAK